Part of the Candidatus Abyssobacteria bacterium SURF_5 genome, AGAATGCGCCGAACGGCGTTTTCAACCGCGACCTGGATCACTTCACCGCTGCGTCGCAGCCGTATTTCCACCTTTCCCTCTTTCAGGCCGCGCGAGCCGATCGTCACGCGCAACGGCACCCCGATCAGGTCGGCGTCCTTGAATTTCACGCCCGGCCGCTCGTCGCGATCGTCGAGCAGCACCTCGACGTTTTTCTCTCGCAGACCTGAATAAAGCGTTTCGGCTGCAGACATGATCTGCTCATCGTTCACGGAGACCGGCGTAATAATCACCTCATACGGCGCGAGCGACGGCGGCCAGATGATTCCGTTATCGTCATAATTCTGTTCGATAGCGGCCGCAACCGTCCGCGTGATCCCAATTCCGTAGCAACCCATGGTGAACGGGATTTCGTTTCCGCTTTCGTCCGTGAATGTCGCACCCATTTTCTCGCTGTACTTCTTGCCAAGCTTGAAAATCTGTCCGACCTCGATGCCGCGATACTCGGTAAGTTTGCGCCCGCACCGGATGCACTTGTCTCCCGCAGCCGCGACGGTGATGTCCGCCGTAATCTCGGGCGTAAAGTCGCGATCAAAATTGACGTTTGTCAGGTGATAATCCGTCTTGTTTGCGCCTGTCACGAAGTTCTGCATTCTGGCGACGGTCTTGTCGGCCACAAGTCTCACTCCCGTGATACCCACCGGCCCCGCAAATCCGACGGCGGCGCCCGACACCGAGCGCACCGTCTCTTCGTCGGCCATTACCAGCACATCGGTCTTGAGCGCACGTTTCAATTTCGGCTCGCTTACCTCGCGGTCCCCTCGCACCAATGCACCGACGATTTCTCCGTCAGTCTTGTACAGGATCGTTTTGATAAGGTTCTGCGGACTGGTTTTCAAAAATGAACAGACCTCCTCAACAGTTTTCATGTGAGGAGTATGCACTTCCTGAACCGGCAAGGGTGAGCCGTTGGCGACACCGTTCTCAATAATGGCTTCAGCCGTCTCGTCGGTGGCCGCATAGCCGCATTCATCGTTCGGGCAACTGATAACGCGCGACTC contains:
- a CDS encoding proline--tRNA ligase; this translates as MRWSRAYIPTAKEDPAEAEVISHKLMIRAGMMKKVGAGIYTLLPLGLIVARKVERIVREEMNRAGAIELLMPVLSPAELWKETGRWNVYGDELMRLKDRHGRDFVLGPTHEEVITDVVRGRVRSYRQLPLTLYQIQTKFRDEIRPRFGVMRGREFIMKDAYSFNRDLECLNKTYEDMHAAYSAVFRRCGLRFRAVLADPGAIGGDETHEFMVLAQTGESRVISCPNDECGYAATDETAEAIIENGVANGSPLPVQEVHTPHMKTVEEVCSFLKTSPQNLIKTILYKTDGEIVGALVRGDREVSEPKLKRALKTDVLVMADEETVRSVSGAAVGFAGPVGITGVRLVADKTVARMQNFVTGANKTDYHLTNVNFDRDFTPEITADITVAAAGDKCIRCGRKLTEYRGIEVGQIFKLGKKYSEKMGATFTDESGNEIPFTMGCYGIGITRTVAAAIEQNYDDNGIIWPPSLAPYEVIITPVSVNDEQIMSAAETLYSGLREKNVEVLLDDRDERPGVKFKDADLIGVPLRVTIGSRGLKEGKVEIRLRRSGEVIQVAVENAVRRILELIGEAT